The window AACCTCGACGGCACCAATTTCAATGATTTTATGACCTTCATAATGATTTTTACCATCTTGATTCATACCTGTTGTTTCGGTATCAAGAACAATTTGTCTATTTGGTGTGATAATATTTTTACTATTCATTGTCAATTTTAATGTTTTTAATTACTAATTAATTCTGTAATATAGTTTACCGTTTATTTTACAAATTCAAAAACTCTTTTGGCATGTTAAAAAAAATTGATATTTATACTGATGGCTCTTGCCTTGGTAATCCGGGACCTGGCGGCTACGGTGCAATAATAAAATATAAAAATAATGAGAAAATTTTAACTCAAGGCTATTTTTTAACGACCAATAACCGCATGGAACTATTAGCCGCTATTGTTGCGCTTGAGGCATTAACACAAAAATGTGATGTCACGCTATATTCGGATAGTCAATATCTGCGTAATGGTATTTTGTCATGGATCCATAATTGGAAAAAAAATGGTTGGAAAACAGCAAATAAAAAATCCGTTAAAAATGCTGATTTGTGGGTAAGATTAGATACAGTTGTCCACCAGCACAACGTAAATTGGATTTGGGTCAAAGGTCATGCGGGTCATATAGAGAATGAACGCTGTGATCTTATTGCCAAAGAGTCTGCTAGTAATCCGACCTTAGATGACCATGGTTTTAGCCAAGAGTAAACATTAACGCTTCTAACGTATAGGTAACCATATCATGATGAATAATGTACTACATATTATTCCTGCTTTAGCCGATAACTATATTTGGCTGATAGAAAATCAGCACCAGCAAGTGGTCATTATTGATCCCGGCACAGCAGCACCTGTCATTGAATATTTATCTCATAAACAATTAACGCCAGCGGGTATTTTATTAACCCATCATCATAATGATCATATTGGCGGCGTGCTAGAACTACAAAAACAGTTTCCAGATTTATTAGTATTTGGTCCAAGTGAAATTGATTTACCTATCACGAATATTTCATCACAATCAACAGTGACTATCTCGGATATGACATTTCAAATTATCCCAACTCCGGGACATACTCTTGGTCACGTCAGTTACTATATGCAGCCTTATTTATTTTGTGGTGATACACTCTTTTCTGCTGGCTGTGGGCGTATTTTTGAAGGAACGTATCGGCAAATGTTTAACTCACTAGTACAGTTAAGTTTACTGCCCAATGATACGATTATTTGCCCGGCTCATGAATACACCTTAAGTAACCTCAAATTTGCACACCATTTAGTTCCTCACGATCAAGATATTATTAACTATTATCAACAAATAGAAAATCAGGTCATCACACTACCCACAACATTAGCAAGAGAGAAAAAAATAAACTTATTTTTGCGTTGTGATAATCTTGAATTACAACAACAATTCGACTGTGATACGCCATTAAAACTATTTCAATTTTTTAGAATACAAAAGGACTCTTTTTAAGAATGAGCATTAGCAGCAAATTACGTAATCATAAAACTAGCTTAGTAGCTGTGCTATTATTAGCCGTGTTAGCAACCGGCTGTCAAACAACAAAATCAGCTAAATCATTTGCTAAGTCTATTGATGAAAAAAAATTACAAACATCATTAGTCAGTGGGGATTCCCAAAAAATAACCCAAGATCCTTGGTCATTTATTCAAAATCAATTACAGATTGAAATTCCAGATAATAAACGAATTGTCACTGAAAAAGATAAATTAATCAAAAATAAGTTATCGCTAGAGACAAATGTATTACGTTCAGAACCGTATATTTATTATATTCTTAATCAATTAAATGAACGCAATATGCCAGTAGAACTGGCTTTAGTTCCACTGATTGAGAGTGCTTATAATCCCTTAGCAACCTCTTATGCAAAAGCAGCTGGCCTCTGGCAAATTGTTCCAATTACCGCTGAGCAATATGGTTTAACCAAAAATAGTTGGTATGATCCAAGAAGAGATCTGATTGAGTCAACCGATACAGCTATTAATCTTTTACAATACTTAAATCAACAATTTGAAGGCGATTGGTTACTCACTTTAGCGGCTTACAATGCGGGTGAAGGTCGCGTTAAAAGAGCAATTGCTTGGAATAAATCTAAAGGTCTACCCACTAATTTTTGGGCGCTAAATCTACCAAAAGAAACAATGCAATATATACCAAAATTTTTAGCTATCACTGATATTATTAGAAATAACAATCAATATAATATTGTCTTACCTAATTGTGAATATGAAAATTCATTAGTGAGACTCGATCTCTCTAAACAAATTAGTTTAGAGAAAATTGCTGAATATTCAGGTATATCGATGGATGAATTACTGGAATATAATGCTGGATACCTCAAAAAAGTAGTAAAAGGCCCTTACCATTTATTCATTCCGGCAAATTACGCTCAAACGCTTTACCAAAAACTGCAAGCATCGAATTTGACCGATTCTCAAATAATCGATTTACTTCAACTCGAAGATGGACCAATTGAATCAAAATATAACTATTTTAATGCTAATTTAACTAATACAAAATACGTTAATATTACCGATAGAGATATTCGATTCTATGAAAAAGAACACAAACGTTATAGTCAAATTGTTCACCAAATAAAATCAGGTGATAATTTGTCATCAATTGCCAAAAAATATAATGTTAAAATAAGCGATATTGTGAAATGGAATAAAATTCAAAACCCGCACAAGCTGAAATTAGGTGATAAATTAAAAATCGAAATTAAAAATGGTAGCTCATCATAATCGATAAATAGTTTTTTAATCAGGGAAAGATAGTATGCTTCCCCTGATTATTTATTAATATTAACCAAGAGTAATCGGTAACAAATCACGAAAGTTATTCAAATAAAAAATTTACTAACAGCGGATTATGATCAGAAGCTAGAGTATGAATAATTTCCGCCTTTTCAATTTTTAGACCTCGATAAAATACAAAATCAAGTGGTCGTCCCATAAACGTTTTACGGATATCTGTAGTAAAATTTACCGGTTTCAAATTGATTTTACGAATCAGATGGTAAACCAAATGTAGCCGCTGCCGACTCCAGGCATTAAAATCCCCAGCCAGAATTACGGGGCCCTGATGTGTTTCTAATTGATTTAACAACATTCTGATTTGTTGATGGTAAATTTTCACCCCAAAACTAAAATTAACCGCATGAATATTGGCGACCAATAATGTTTTTGTTGTATTAGGTAATGAATATTCAGTAATAAGTGCAGATTTTGGGATCCTAATTAATGGTTCTTTCTCTTTAAACGGAATGACACTAATCGGAAGAGAATTCGCAATTGTCATTACGCCAGCATAAATATCATTAAATGAATAAGCAGGAACATGATCAGCAATTTTATTATTTCGACTAATAAAATTTAATAATTGCGGAGTTGTTTGTGCCTCTTGTAGCAAGATTAGCGCGGAATCATCAATGTATTGCTTTAAAACCGTTAAACTATCGGCACGTTTTTGTTTAAAAATATTCCAAACTAAAATATTTAATTGATTCGATGTAATTAACGGCTTAGTGACTAAAATATGCTGATTGGGCTCAATAAGCTCAACAAGATTATCCCCCTGATAACGAATAACGTAATCATGGTCAGATAATAATCCGATAAACTTCTTCATATTAAGCCCTTATCGATCAGTTTTTACTGATTTACCTGTTTTATATATTCATCAAATGATAAGGTTTGCTTTTGCTCTTTCATCTGTTGTTTAGCTACGGATTGATTACGTTGATAAATAAAATCACCATCAGTTAAAACCTGTAGAGGCTCGGCATTCAATTGTTGCTTATATTGTTTAGCTAATGCTAATCCAAATTTAGACGTGCCCATATCACTAATCGCTTGTAATGTGCGCGCAGATAGCGTCAATTCAGGATCATCAAACATGGTATCTAATCGTTCACACACTTTACGATAACTTTTTTGTGCATCTTTATGATCAAGAACATCGGCGACTCGTAATAAATCTTTAAATAATTCATGACCAACTTTTGCCAGAGGCTCTTGATAGCTACCACAGCCCATACTAATTACTTGTCCTGGTTTACGCCCTTCCATAATTACGCGGTTCCAATTGACTTTAGTACATTGTAGCTCTTCACTACTCATTTCTGGTGCTGGTGCAAGCGCACACCAAATCAAGAAGAGATCAACAAAACGAATCTGATCTTCCGTAATACCGATAGGTGAAAATGGGTTAATATCGAGCGATCGGACCTCAATATATTCAATGCCACCGCGTAATAATGCTGAAGATGGTGTTTCATCTCTCTTCGGTACCCGTTTTGGTCTAATCGGTGCGTAAAACTCATTTTCAATTTGTAGAATATTATCATTAATCTGTCGATAATGGCCGTCAACTTTAATGCCTAGCTTAGCAAACTCAGCTGATTTAGTATGCGTTGCTCGTCTTAACCCTTCGACATAAGTGTCTAAATCATTAAAGGTAATGCCAAGCTGTTTTTGAGCATTATTCGTATAACCAATGTCACTTAAACGTAACGAGGTTGCATAAGGTAGATAACAACTACCATTGGTCTGTTTGTTAAACTCTTGTAACTTTTGTGGATCTTTAATAAATGAACCACACACTGATGGTGATGCGCCAAATAGATAAGGAATTACCCAACCAAAACGGTAGTAGTTACGAATAATACGAAAATAACCAGCCGAGATGACATCTTTATCTTCCTCACCATTTTTAATACCATCTCTTGCCTGCCAAAATGCCATTGGTAAAGAAAAGTTATAATGAACCCCTGAAATGGTTTGCATCATTGCACCATAACGATTCTTTAAACCTTGTCGATAAAGAGTTTTTAGTAATCCTTCATTTGATATTCCATATTGAGCTAAAATAATGTCATCTTCGCTATTAACGAAGCAAGGCATACTTAATGGCCACATGAGTTCATCTTTAATATTAACGTTGGCATAACGGTGCAGATCTTTTAAAAAGGTCAGCATGTAATCAATATTAGTATTAACGGGAGTAATAAACTCAAGCATTGGCTCAGCAAAGTCAGTTGTTATCCAAGGATGAGTTAAAGCAGAACCGATTTCCGCAGGGAATGGCGTTTTTGATAAACTACCATCAGGTAAAATGCGTAATGTTTCACGCTCCAATCCTCGCTGAATCCCTTCTAAAATCGTATAATGCTTTTCTAGCCAAACTAATGCTTTTGATACGTCAGGAATCAAAATAACCTCCGCCTAATACTACGTTACTTAGAACTTTTATTTATCATACCATAACTTTATTCGCTTGTTATATTACCCATGGTTATAAAAGTTTATATAAATTTATGCTACTGCATGTAACGCCGCATATTGCGCATGAATAAGGCTGGTATCAAATAATGGAATAGCTGTATCTTGTTGTTTTACTAATAAACCGATTTCAGTGCAGCCGAGAATAACGCCCTGAGCACCTTGAGTGGCTAATTTATCAATAATAGTTAGGAATGCGGTTTTAGACGCAGCATTGATTGTCCCTAAACATAACTCATCATAAATAACATTATTGATTAACATTCGATCATCGGGCTCAGGAATGATTACCTCGATACCGTTATCGATAATAATTTTTTTATAAAAATCCTGTTCCATCGTATATTTTGTCCCTAATAATGCAACTTTACTAATCTGCTGCTTATGTAGAGCAACAGCAGTAGTTTCGGCTATATGGACAATTGGGATACTGATGTGAGCCTGTATATCTGCAACGACTTTATGCATCGTATTTGTACAAATCACAATGAAATCAGCACCTGCCTTTTGTAAACTCTGCGCGGCATTAGCAAGAATTTTAGCGCTTTTATCCCATTCACCTTTTGCTTGGCACTGCTCTATTTCATAAAAATCGACACTATATAAAATAGATTTAGCTGAATGTAAACCACCTAACTGTTGTTTAATAACTTGATTAATTATTTGGTAATAGGTAACGGTACTTTCCCAACTCATACCGCCAATTAATCCAATAGTTTTCATCTGAAGAGTTCCTTAGTTGTTTTTAGTAAAACAAGAATTTCCATATGCTCAGTATGCGGGAACATATCAAATAATTGTACACGTTCAATTGTGTAATTCGTAAAATAGGTTAAATCGGTTGCTAAACTATGCAAGTTACAACTGGAATATAAAATATAATTAGGTGACATCTGCTGCAAATAAATAGCAAGTTCACTACCTAAACCACGGCGTGGTGGATTGACTAGCACTAATTCGGGTTTAGGTTGCCCTTCTGAAAGTGAAAACTGAGTCGCATCTAATGATTGAAAAGTAATTTTCTCATAATTTAGTAAGTTCGCTGAACGTTTAGCGCAAGCAATAGCCTGAGGATTAATTTCAATACCCGTTAATTGTCTTTCAGGCGTAATACAATGCAATCCAAATCCACCTACACCACAAAACAGATCCCAAATAGAGTGAATAGCTAATGGCGCTAACCAGTGTTGTGCCGTAGCATACAATTGACTCGCTACTGCCGTATTTGTTTGAAAAAAGCTACCTGTTTGAATAAAAAGAGGTACATGATTAAGCTGGACTGATAATTGCTGCTGTGATGTTAAAATAAATTCTTGTTCACCTTCTAAAATAGCCGCATGTTCAGGTTGAATATTTATAGAGATAACCGAAAGTTGAGGTAACGTTTCCTGTATATGATCAATGGCTTTTGTGATTTTATCGCGCTCTTTTTCTGAACGTAAAACTATCCTCAGCATAAACTGATTATCGGCCTGCGTTAATATAATAAATTTTAGTTCGCCTTTTTTGCGATTAATATTATAAGGAACAAGCTGTAATTGCTTAATCAAATCTTTGACTTGATATAATGTCGAGGACATAGTCGATGAATAGAGTGGGCAATCACATAAATCGATAGGAACCCCATCAGTCATAATGCCTAAAATGGGACGCTCTACTGTCCCTAAAACGGCCATTTTTGCTTTATTTCGAAATGCTTTTTCAGGACTAGTGACAGGAGGCAAAACTGATTTAATATTAAACGAACGTAATTTGTCAGCTAATAGCTGCTGTTTATCCGCAATCTGTTCATCATAAGATTTAGCTATCCATTGGCAAGATAGGCATTGTTTATTTTGGTAATAAGAACATTTCATTTCAATTATTTACTTAAATAAAATCATAGGATTAAAAAAATATTAAAAATATTATTTTTTTATGGGAACTTCTAATTTTTTTGTTTGTCTTAATTAGTGCCACTGCGTTATTTTATTTTTCATTTTATTCTTTTGCCATCTATTTTAGATGGCTTTTTTTTTGTTTCATTGAACTGATTTTTAATTATGGTTATGCTTAGTTCGTTGTTGAATAATCAGTGATATAACAATAACAGAAGCTCCAATAATAAAACGTAACCAGTCAATCTGTTGCTGCCATATTACTACATTAACTAAGATTCCAACAGGAATAACTAAGTTATTCATTATTGCCAATATACCAGAATCGACTTTTGTTGCGCCATAATTCCACAGAAAATAACATAAACCAGAAGCAACAACCCCAAGCCAAATTAATATTAACCACTGAAAAGTGGTTGTTGGCAAATGCTGAAAACGACCAAATGCTAACCAACCAATAGTTGCAATAATTGCAGCGCCAACATATACCCAAGCAAAAGCATAATGTTGCGGTAAATGATAAACTTCCATAATGCGTTTATAGCTGACTTGTCCAATAGCAAAAGAGATATTTGCCCCTTGAATCAATATGAAGCCAAGTAAAAAATTAGCTGAAATATGATCATAACGAATAATTGCTGTACCAATCACCGCCAAAAGTGCGGTAAATAGATAACTTACTCTTAATTTATGGCCTTGCAAAAGATCATAAATTAATGTGATATAAATTGGTGTAAAAATAGTAAAAAGAAGCAACTCTGGAACTGTAATATAGTTAAATGCATGATAATAAAAAATATACATAATACCGAGTTGAAAAGCACCCACTAGCATAAGCAATAAGATTTGCTTAAGTGAAAAAATTTTAAACCGAATAAAGGGAAGAAATACACATAATGCTAATAAAACCCTAACAAAAACAGCAAACCAGCTATCTACCTGACCACTTAAATAAACGCCGATTAAGCTAAATGACAATGACCAAACAACCGTCACAATAAGCAAATAGATCATGACTATCCCTATGTATACAAAATAAATTCGGAGGAGTTTACATCTTTTTTGAAGTAAAAAAAACCCGCATATAGCGGATTTTCTTATTAAATTTGGTTAGCTTAGCTTACAGAACAACAACTTCTGCTGCTGCTGGACCGCGAGGACTATCTTGAATTGAAAATTCAACTTTTTGCCCTTCTGCTAATGTTTTAAAACCATCACCAGTAATTGCGGAGAAGTGAACGAATACATCTTTACTACCATCTGCTGGAGTGATAAAACCAAAACCTTTACTTTCATTGAACCATTTAACTTGGCCAGTCTTCTTAGTCATTATTAAGTTTCCTAAAAAATTAATTTTCTTGCCTACTGCGGCTGTTTAAGACTACAACACTGCCAACTCAGTAAAAAACATAAGAAACGTAATAAATCATAAAGTATACAACTGAAATTACATTTTAAATCTTAATGCTACAACAAAGTTAATTCTGTGTCATAAATCTCGTTATTATTACCTCATATATCGTTGACATAATCAAGTAAATAATCATAATTTTAATGACATTGCTCACAGTTTTTATTTGTTTTTATTAAAATTGCACAATTATTTGATCTATATCAAATATTTTACCTATAAAATACCTAACAAAAGTTTACAATTCATTTGCACTGATTAAAATACAACCAAAAAAGGATGAATATATCACTCATATTTATACTAAAAAATAATTAAAATAGTGTATTAATTTTAATCAGGCAGATTAATTGTACCGTTAACCTGTATAATTCGGTTATTTTTTGTTACATTTTTTTCAATAGACCCAATATTATGCAAAGTTATCGTCGGTGCTAAACCGATTTGGCCACCTCTTGGGTGAGTTCTAATAATTTGACTATCGGGTAATGCGGTATTTTTCGTTAAATTACTCCATAACCAATCAATCGCATTTTCACCATAATAATCAATCGGGACTAAACTATTATCAAAAGGATACTCACTATTAAGATAACTGGCATTTTCAACTTCAATATATTTGAGGTTTGCAGCATCCCCTTCAACATGACTATTTAAGGCAACATAAGCACGAGATGAATAATTTGGTAAATTTTTAACATTTAGTTGTCCATGAACAATAATCGTTTTAATTTGATTCAAATTACCTGTTGCAAAAACTTGAGATAATCCTTCATTTACTCGTTGCTCGTCCAATTGATCCCTTAAACATAAAACGCCGGATAAATTATAATCAACGATATGACTATTTTTAGAACGTGAATAAAATTCTCGATGAGGACCATCGGGATCATTATCATTAACAAGATCAATCACAATACTTCTATTATCTAGTTTTATCGGTAGTGAGCCGTCATTTTTAGCCCAAAGAAGGGGAAATATATCTTTCCCTAATGGTTCGATAGCACCATCATTATACAATTCTTCAGTATCAATGCTCGCAACTGAATAACCACATAATTGATCTTGTACACTATAGCGTCCATATTGACTAATATATCGATAAGGCAGATTCGTCGATTGTGTATAATAATAGTAAGGTAGCTGATACGTCATTGCCGACGTCCAACCATATTGATATAGTTTTTCTAATGCTTCATTAGCCTGTTCTAACGGAGTATTAGCTGATAATAGCCCGGCTTCTTTTAATGCCATACACCGATTATTCGCAAAATAAAAGGTATCACTATATGGAATTGGTTTAGCAATACTATCTTCTTTTAATGCGAGCACTGCACATGGTATATAAAGTGCACCATAAGAACTATAGTCAATCAACGACTTTGTCATTAATGGTTTTGCCGGCAATTGACCATGAGTAATCAATAAAGGTACATCTTTATTATTCGCAATTTGGATTTGTGGATTGACGGCAACAATACCATCAATAATACCATCGTGATCTAATTCACCCGCTTTTAACGCTGCACTACCACCATCGGATGTACCATAGACCAATACTAATGTATTGTCTTTATTAAAAATAGCTTCATTGGTTGGAGAAAACATCTCATTAATTTCATAAAAAGCA is drawn from Orbaceae bacterium BiB and contains these coding sequences:
- a CDS encoding transglycosylase SLT domain-containing protein, with the protein product MSISSKLRNHKTSLVAVLLLAVLATGCQTTKSAKSFAKSIDEKKLQTSLVSGDSQKITQDPWSFIQNQLQIEIPDNKRIVTEKDKLIKNKLSLETNVLRSEPYIYYILNQLNERNMPVELALVPLIESAYNPLATSYAKAAGLWQIVPITAEQYGLTKNSWYDPRRDLIESTDTAINLLQYLNQQFEGDWLLTLAAYNAGEGRVKRAIAWNKSKGLPTNFWALNLPKETMQYIPKFLAITDIIRNNNQYNIVLPNCEYENSLVRLDLSKQISLEKIAEYSGISMDELLEYNAGYLKKVVKGPYHLFIPANYAQTLYQKLQASNLTDSQIIDLLQLEDGPIESKYNYFNANLTNTKYVNITDRDIRFYEKEHKRYSQIVHQIKSGDNLSSIAKKYNVKISDIVKWNKIQNPHKLKLGDKLKIEIKNGSSS
- the rnhA gene encoding ribonuclease HI, which codes for MLKKIDIYTDGSCLGNPGPGGYGAIIKYKNNEKILTQGYFLTTNNRMELLAAIVALEALTQKCDVTLYSDSQYLRNGILSWIHNWKKNGWKTANKKSVKNADLWVRLDTVVHQHNVNWIWVKGHAGHIENERCDLIAKESASNPTLDDHGFSQE
- the gloB gene encoding hydroxyacylglutathione hydrolase, which gives rise to MMNNVLHIIPALADNYIWLIENQHQQVVIIDPGTAAPVIEYLSHKQLTPAGILLTHHHNDHIGGVLELQKQFPDLLVFGPSEIDLPITNISSQSTVTISDMTFQIIPTPGHTLGHVSYYMQPYLFCGDTLFSAGCGRIFEGTYRQMFNSLVQLSLLPNDTIICPAHEYTLSNLKFAHHLVPHDQDIINYYQQIENQVITLPTTLAREKKINLFLRCDNLELQQQFDCDTPLKLFQFFRIQKDSF
- a CDS encoding 3-hydroxybutyrate oligomer hydrolase family protein, producing the protein MKNSVMFATLGSLFLLSSNISYADTYSFTNKKPVIASNIKPSWLHIEGSFFYDGETDDLVTAGHGFTQLSQARIENQFVNDNTPTAVELRKARLNRYIDIKTGEGTFFGFKQQSLTPLFDGRVAGTEIQASLKNGDEKVNFLLQIPLDFNKHNPCIVAIPSIDVDGLYNPTDIQIRGLWGLKHDCAVVYNDKGLGNGLFDITNQNGYLINGQVAKQTVDDDNLLFSLTPGLTAQEKYTNRYAIKQLYSQQSPEQKWGQYVLDSITFAFYEINEMFSPTNEAIFNKDNTLVLVYGTSDGGSAALKAGELDHDGIIDGIVAVNPQIQIANNKDVPLLITHGQLPAKPLMTKSLIDYSSYGALYIPCAVLALKEDSIAKPIPYSDTFYFANNRCMALKEAGLLSANTPLEQANEALEKLYQYGWTSAMTYQLPYYYYTQSTNLPYRYISQYGRYSVQDQLCGYSVASIDTEELYNDGAIEPLGKDIFPLLWAKNDGSLPIKLDNRSIVIDLVNDNDPDGPHREFYSRSKNSHIVDYNLSGVLCLRDQLDEQRVNEGLSQVFATGNLNQIKTIIVHGQLNVKNLPNYSSRAYVALNSHVEGDAANLKYIEVENASYLNSEYPFDNSLVPIDYYGENAIDWLWSNLTKNTALPDSQIIRTHPRGGQIGLAPTITLHNIGSIEKNVTKNNRIIQVNGTINLPD
- the gshA gene encoding glutamate--cysteine ligase codes for the protein MIPDVSKALVWLEKHYTILEGIQRGLERETLRILPDGSLSKTPFPAEIGSALTHPWITTDFAEPMLEFITPVNTNIDYMLTFLKDLHRYANVNIKDELMWPLSMPCFVNSEDDIILAQYGISNEGLLKTLYRQGLKNRYGAMMQTISGVHYNFSLPMAFWQARDGIKNGEEDKDVISAGYFRIIRNYYRFGWVIPYLFGASPSVCGSFIKDPQKLQEFNKQTNGSCYLPYATSLRLSDIGYTNNAQKQLGITFNDLDTYVEGLRRATHTKSAEFAKLGIKVDGHYRQINDNILQIENEFYAPIRPKRVPKRDETPSSALLRGGIEYIEVRSLDINPFSPIGITEDQIRFVDLFLIWCALAPAPEMSSEELQCTKVNWNRVIMEGRKPGQVISMGCGSYQEPLAKVGHELFKDLLRVADVLDHKDAQKSYRKVCERLDTMFDDPELTLSARTLQAISDMGTSKFGLALAKQYKQQLNAEPLQVLTDGDFIYQRNQSVAKQQMKEQKQTLSFDEYIKQVNQ
- a CDS encoding endonuclease/exonuclease/phosphatase family protein, with amino-acid sequence MKKFIGLLSDHDYVIRYQGDNLVELIEPNQHILVTKPLITSNQLNILVWNIFKQKRADSLTVLKQYIDDSALILLQEAQTTPQLLNFISRNNKIADHVPAYSFNDIYAGVMTIANSLPISVIPFKEKEPLIRIPKSALITEYSLPNTTKTLLVANIHAVNFSFGVKIYHQQIRMLLNQLETHQGPVILAGDFNAWSRQRLHLVYHLIRKINLKPVNFTTDIRKTFMGRPLDFVFYRGLKIEKAEIIHTLASDHNPLLVNFLFE
- a CDS encoding cold-shock protein, whose product is MTKKTGQVKWFNESKGFGFITPADGSKDVFVHFSAITGDGFKTLAEGQKVEFSIQDSPRGPAAAEVVVL
- a CDS encoding carboxylate/amino acid/amine transporter, whose translation is MIYLLIVTVVWSLSFSLIGVYLSGQVDSWFAVFVRVLLALCVFLPFIRFKIFSLKQILLLMLVGAFQLGIMYIFYYHAFNYITVPELLLFTIFTPIYITLIYDLLQGHKLRVSYLFTALLAVIGTAIIRYDHISANFLLGFILIQGANISFAIGQVSYKRIMEVYHLPQHYAFAWVYVGAAIIATIGWLAFGRFQHLPTTTFQWLILIWLGVVASGLCYFLWNYGATKVDSGILAIMNNLVIPVGILVNVVIWQQQIDWLRFIIGASVIVISLIIQQRTKHNHN
- the rlmC gene encoding 23S rRNA (uracil(747)-C(5))-methyltransferase RlmC, whose translation is MKCSYYQNKQCLSCQWIAKSYDEQIADKQQLLADKLRSFNIKSVLPPVTSPEKAFRNKAKMAVLGTVERPILGIMTDGVPIDLCDCPLYSSTMSSTLYQVKDLIKQLQLVPYNINRKKGELKFIILTQADNQFMLRIVLRSEKERDKITKAIDHIQETLPQLSVISINIQPEHAAILEGEQEFILTSQQQLSVQLNHVPLFIQTGSFFQTNTAVASQLYATAQHWLAPLAIHSIWDLFCGVGGFGLHCITPERQLTGIEINPQAIACAKRSANLLNYEKITFQSLDATQFSLSEGQPKPELVLVNPPRRGLGSELAIYLQQMSPNYILYSSCNLHSLATDLTYFTNYTIERVQLFDMFPHTEHMEILVLLKTTKELFR
- a CDS encoding amino acid racemase, producing the protein MKTIGLIGGMSWESTVTYYQIINQVIKQQLGGLHSAKSILYSVDFYEIEQCQAKGEWDKSAKILANAAQSLQKAGADFIVICTNTMHKVVADIQAHISIPIVHIAETTAVALHKQQISKVALLGTKYTMEQDFYKKIIIDNGIEVIIPEPDDRMLINNVIYDELCLGTINAASKTAFLTIIDKLATQGAQGVILGCTEIGLLVKQQDTAIPLFDTSLIHAQYAALHAVA